One Desulfonatronum thiodismutans DNA segment encodes these proteins:
- the msrA gene encoding peptide-methionine (S)-S-oxide reductase MsrA: MILIRKLPWIPVLLLACVLVPATGFADDEQRATALFAGGCFWCVEEAFDAVDGVVATTSGFAGGHVENPSYERVVAGGTGHYESVLVEYDPSRVSYEELLYAFWRNVDPLDGGGQFCDRGDHYRAAVFVHGEDEYRAARKSKEELDRSGRFDKPIATEILERTTFYPAEEHHQNYYQKNPLRYRYYVTRCGRYSRLNQVWGDEARPGKN; encoded by the coding sequence ATGATACTGATTCGGAAACTGCCGTGGATCCCTGTCCTGCTGCTGGCCTGCGTGCTTGTTCCCGCGACCGGCTTTGCCGACGATGAGCAGCGGGCCACGGCCCTGTTCGCGGGGGGCTGCTTCTGGTGCGTGGAAGAGGCGTTCGACGCGGTCGACGGCGTCGTCGCCACCACGTCCGGCTTCGCCGGAGGCCATGTCGAGAATCCATCCTATGAACGGGTGGTCGCCGGGGGCACCGGCCACTACGAGAGCGTGCTGGTCGAGTACGACCCCTCGCGGGTCTCCTACGAGGAACTGCTCTACGCCTTCTGGCGCAATGTCGACCCGCTGGACGGCGGGGGGCAGTTCTGCGACCGGGGCGACCATTACCGGGCGGCCGTCTTTGTCCACGGCGAGGACGAATACCGGGCGGCCCGGAAATCAAAGGAGGAACTGGATCGCTCCGGGCGCTTCGATAAACCGATTGCCACGGAAATTCTCGAACGAACCACCTTCTACCCGGCGGAAGAGCATCACCAGAACTACTACCAAAAGAATCCGTTGCGTTATCGGTACTATGTGACCCGATGCGGCCGCTATTCGCGCCTGAACCAGGTCTGGGGAGACGAGGCCCGGCCGGGGAAGAATTGA
- a CDS encoding ABC transporter substrate-binding protein — MKKSLTIPCLAIILFLSWGSVSLAQAPIRFGVPPWPGVEVKTEIAAQLLEALGYATEQIQVGPPVVYKGMENGDVDAFLGAWTPQQNPLLTPLLEKGAVEIVQTNLDDALISLCVPDYVAEEGVQSFADLAAHGDKFSRHIYNIEVGSPMHTAMEEIIANNVAGLGDWDQTGTTTPIMLAEVMRLIDNGQWVAFACWKPHWMNIRIDMEYLEPVEGTESFASASLIHTVVRDGFKAQYPDAYQFLQQMTVTSETQSLWINAYGQEGLPAAEVAGTWIKNNMDIVSGWFAGVSTPDGAPAMELIQNTFN, encoded by the coding sequence ATGAAGAAATCACTCACCATCCCGTGCCTGGCCATCATTCTCTTTTTAAGCTGGGGATCCGTCTCCCTGGCCCAAGCCCCCATTCGGTTCGGCGTGCCGCCCTGGCCCGGCGTGGAGGTCAAAACCGAAATCGCGGCGCAACTTCTGGAAGCATTGGGGTATGCGACGGAACAGATCCAGGTCGGTCCTCCCGTGGTGTACAAGGGCATGGAAAACGGCGACGTGGATGCGTTCCTGGGAGCCTGGACCCCGCAGCAAAATCCACTGCTGACTCCCTTGCTTGAAAAAGGAGCGGTGGAAATCGTCCAGACCAATCTGGACGACGCCCTGATCAGTTTATGCGTGCCCGACTACGTGGCGGAAGAAGGAGTCCAAAGCTTCGCCGACCTTGCCGCCCATGGCGACAAATTCAGCCGCCACATCTACAATATCGAAGTCGGATCGCCCATGCACACGGCCATGGAGGAAATCATCGCCAATAACGTGGCGGGGCTCGGCGACTGGGATCAGACGGGAACCACGACTCCCATCATGCTGGCGGAGGTCATGAGACTGATCGACAACGGCCAATGGGTCGCGTTCGCCTGCTGGAAGCCGCACTGGATGAATATCAGAATAGACATGGAGTACCTGGAGCCTGTCGAAGGCACGGAAAGCTTCGCGAGCGCGTCGCTGATCCATACGGTCGTCCGCGACGGGTTTAAAGCGCAATACCCCGACGCATATCAGTTTCTTCAGCAAATGACGGTCACATCCGAGACGCAAAGCCTCTGGATCAACGCATACGGACAGGAAGGTCTGCCCGCCGCCGAAGTGGCCGGAACCTGGATAAAAAACAATATGGACATTGTTTCGGGCTGGTTCGCGGGCGTCTCAACCCCGGACGGCGCTCCGGCCATGGAGTTGATTCAGAACACGTTCAACTAG
- a CDS encoding anaerobic sulfatase maturase, producing MLPSRFTETRNAPKLMRPFSLLVKPASADCNLACAYCFYLDKKRLSPEGQKPRMSDATLQRMLERYFATRQQVYSLTWQGGEPALMGEEFFQRVTDLQKKTARKGSRIVNCIQTNATLITPEMAAHMGKYRFLAGCSMDGPAAQHDAFRKTPRGGPTHDKVVEGVRMFRKHGVPVNAVCLVSSANAHHPEAVYDHLTSQGFRHIQFIPCLRQDSWNDGPGSGPGPGLGLTGPEWGEFLLRIFEKWFAGDMGTVSIRNFESILARLVMGKAVECRMADRCDQYLVVEYNGDVYPCDFFVQPGHKLGNVHDDSFDEVLDSAAYRKFSDQKSAWAPKCARCPYLQLCKGDCPAFRLTKNNHASVLCEGWKYFYEKTVPRFMSIARDISGRPAPAGSLF from the coding sequence ATGCTCCCATCCCGATTTACAGAAACGCGTAATGCTCCCAAACTGATGCGCCCTTTTTCCTTGCTGGTGAAGCCGGCTTCCGCTGACTGCAATCTCGCGTGCGCGTATTGCTTTTATCTGGATAAAAAAAGGCTCTCTCCGGAAGGCCAAAAGCCCCGGATGTCCGACGCAACGCTTCAGCGCATGCTGGAACGGTATTTTGCAACCAGGCAGCAGGTCTACTCCCTGACCTGGCAGGGAGGGGAGCCGGCCCTGATGGGCGAGGAGTTTTTTCAGCGGGTCACGGATCTGCAGAAAAAAACAGCCCGAAAAGGTTCCCGAATCGTCAACTGCATCCAGACCAACGCCACCCTGATCACCCCGGAAATGGCCGCTCACATGGGGAAGTACAGATTTCTCGCCGGATGCAGCATGGACGGCCCCGCCGCCCAGCATGACGCCTTCCGCAAAACGCCGCGAGGCGGGCCCACCCATGACAAGGTCGTCGAAGGGGTCAGGATGTTCAGGAAGCACGGCGTGCCGGTAAACGCGGTCTGCCTGGTTTCCTCGGCCAACGCGCACCATCCGGAGGCGGTGTACGACCATCTGACGAGCCAGGGGTTCAGGCATATCCAGTTTATCCCCTGTTTGCGGCAAGATTCCTGGAACGACGGGCCCGGCTCAGGCCCTGGCCCCGGCCTTGGCCTGACCGGACCCGAATGGGGAGAGTTTTTGCTCCGGATTTTTGAAAAATGGTTCGCGGGCGACATGGGCACGGTCAGCATCCGCAACTTCGAATCAATCCTGGCGCGACTGGTCATGGGCAAGGCGGTGGAATGCCGCATGGCGGACCGTTGTGATCAGTATCTGGTCGTCGAATATAACGGCGACGTCTATCCCTGTGATTTTTTTGTCCAACCCGGGCACAAACTGGGCAACGTCCACGACGACTCCTTTGACGAAGTTCTTGATTCAGCGGCGTATCGGAAGTTTTCCGATCAGAAGTCGGCCTGGGCTCCAAAATGCGCCCGCTGCCCCTATCTTCAACTTTGCAAAGGCGATTGCCCCGCGTTCCGCCTGACAAAAAACAACCACGCAAGCGTCCTGTGCGAGGGATGGAAGTATTTTTACGAAAAAACAGTCCCTCGCTTTATGAGCATCGCCCGCGACATTTCCGGGCGACCGGCCCCGGCCGGCTCTCTTTTTTGA
- the betC gene encoding choline-sulfatase: MAASKPNILIIQLDQLAAPALPCYGHPVTKTPHMDALAEDGVIFDNAYCNNPLCAPSRFSMLSGQHTSKIGAYDNGAEFPADIPTFAHYLRANGYRTTLCGKMHFVGADQLHGFEERLTTDVYPADHGWAPDWERPDHRFDWWYHNMDSVYQAGPCERTNQIDFDDEVGFLAERHIYDLARARTRARKSPEDGNGDDRPFCLTVSFTHPHDPYACPKEYWDRYDHEKIDPPRVGHIAYDRCDPHSRRLRQACKMGRGEMDGEYVRNARHAYYGQISYVDDKIGRILKALEHAGLRENTVIILTADHGDMLGERGLWYKMSFHEWSARVPLIVSGPDFFQPRRIAAPVSLVDLLPTLLELSADPHARNPAAELDGRSLAPLLRGEADDFERPVISEYLGEGAVAPMIMVRKGGYKYIHCPADPPLLFDLEADPDELENLAPNSAYRDACLEFEGIVAHHQDLDALHDKILKSQKRRRLVFKAHMTGKHTSWDFQPIQDASQKYMRNHLDLNDVEHCARIASRTCDSPHANPVPEN, translated from the coding sequence ATGGCTGCAAGCAAACCGAACATCCTGATCATCCAATTGGACCAGTTGGCCGCGCCGGCCCTGCCCTGCTATGGACATCCGGTCACCAAGACGCCGCACATGGATGCATTGGCCGAGGACGGCGTGATCTTCGACAATGCCTACTGCAACAACCCGCTCTGCGCCCCTTCGCGGTTCTCCATGCTGTCCGGGCAACATACGTCCAAAATCGGGGCCTATGACAACGGGGCGGAATTTCCGGCGGACATTCCGACATTTGCCCACTACCTCAGGGCAAACGGATACAGGACCACCTTGTGCGGCAAGATGCATTTCGTGGGCGCGGACCAGTTGCACGGGTTTGAGGAACGTCTGACCACGGACGTCTACCCGGCCGACCACGGCTGGGCTCCGGACTGGGAAAGGCCGGACCATCGCTTTGACTGGTGGTATCACAACATGGACAGCGTCTACCAGGCCGGGCCCTGTGAACGGACCAATCAGATCGATTTCGACGACGAGGTCGGTTTTCTGGCTGAACGCCACATTTATGATCTGGCCAGAGCCAGGACCAGAGCCAGGAAAAGCCCCGAGGACGGGAACGGGGACGACCGCCCATTCTGCCTGACGGTGTCCTTTACCCACCCCCACGATCCGTATGCCTGCCCGAAGGAGTACTGGGACCGTTATGACCACGAAAAGATCGATCCCCCCCGGGTCGGGCATATCGCGTATGACCGGTGCGACCCGCACAGCCGGAGGCTGCGCCAAGCCTGCAAAATGGGCCGGGGGGAGATGGACGGGGAGTATGTCCGCAATGCCAGACACGCCTACTATGGCCAGATCAGCTACGTCGACGACAAGATCGGACGCATCCTGAAGGCCCTGGAGCATGCGGGGCTGCGGGAAAACACCGTGATCATTCTTACGGCCGATCACGGCGACATGCTGGGTGAACGCGGGCTCTGGTACAAGATGTCCTTTCATGAATGGTCGGCCAGGGTGCCCCTCATCGTGTCCGGCCCTGATTTTTTTCAACCGCGCAGGATCGCCGCCCCCGTTTCCCTGGTCGATCTTCTGCCGACCCTGCTGGAATTGTCCGCCGACCCTCATGCGCGAAATCCGGCGGCCGAACTGGACGGCAGAAGCCTGGCGCCCTTGCTCCGGGGAGAAGCGGACGATTTCGAGAGGCCGGTCATTTCGGAGTACCTGGGCGAAGGCGCCGTCGCGCCCATGATCATGGTCAGGAAGGGCGGATACAAATATATCCACTGCCCCGCCGATCCTCCGCTGCTCTTTGATCTTGAGGCGGACCCCGACGAACTTGAGAATCTTGCCCCCAACAGCGCATACCGCGACGCGTGCCTGGAGTTCGAAGGCATCGTCGCCCACCACCAGGACCTGGATGCTCTGCACGACAAAATTCTGAAAAGCCAGAAAAGAAGAAGGCTCGTCTTCAAGGCGCACATGACCGGGAAACATACGTCGTGGGATTTTCAGCCCATCCAGGACGCATCTCAGAAATACATGCGCAATCACCTCGATCTCAACGATGTGGAACATTGCGCCAGGATTGCCTCACGAACATGCGACAGCCCGCACGCAAACCCGGTTCCCGAAAATTGA
- a CDS encoding IclR family transcriptional regulator → MSETTLLRALKVVDEISSHPEGLGFSAIRIFLGNPSPTTVNKILKELLGMDVLQKTPGKTYVLGTRAYFWGKAAARSNDPMRIVRAHMRGLHEEFQASVNLFTCSQGSLFCLESFVAPHSPSMWSAGQSLALSLPVVGSVFFHDPAQLRDEGFLQQELAAHREEIALDDVKTMIREALQTRIQDDGGLFYPGMRRFAVPIREQERTVLVLGLGVLEARLNRSEIRDRIVSGMVEARESIEQRFNHQYAEKD, encoded by the coding sequence ATGAGTGAAACAACCCTTCTCAGAGCACTCAAAGTGGTCGACGAAATTTCCAGCCATCCGGAAGGTCTTGGTTTCTCGGCTATCCGCATCTTCCTGGGCAACCCCAGTCCGACCACGGTGAACAAGATCCTGAAGGAGCTTCTGGGCATGGATGTCCTGCAAAAGACACCCGGGAAAACATACGTCCTGGGCACCAGGGCCTATTTCTGGGGCAAGGCCGCGGCCAGGAGCAACGACCCCATGCGGATCGTCAGGGCGCATATGCGCGGGCTTCATGAAGAATTCCAGGCGTCCGTGAATCTGTTCACCTGCTCCCAAGGCAGTTTGTTCTGCCTGGAAAGCTTCGTGGCCCCGCACTCGCCGTCCATGTGGTCCGCGGGGCAGAGTCTGGCCTTGAGCCTGCCCGTGGTGGGCTCGGTGTTTTTCCATGACCCCGCGCAACTCCGGGACGAAGGATTTTTGCAACAAGAGCTTGCGGCGCATCGTGAAGAAATTGCCCTGGACGACGTGAAGACCATGATCCGGGAAGCTCTTCAAACGCGGATCCAGGATGACGGCGGCCTGTTCTATCCGGGAATGCGGCGGTTTGCCGTTCCCATCAGGGAACAGGAGCGAACCGTGCTGGTTCTGGGACTTGGGGTGCTTGAGGCGCGTCTCAACAGGAGCGAAATCCGCGACAGGATCGTCTCCGGAATGGTAGAAGCAAGGGAAAGCATCGAACAGAGATTCAACCACCAGTATGCGGAAAAGGACTGA
- a CDS encoding SH3 domain-containing protein has translation MSVKKYLVVSPHESEFPNPITFRKGAPLVVGEEYEGSEGWDNWFLCSTPGQEPGWVPGQIIERLDGTAGRALDDYTARELDVQEGEVLIGTRALNGWLWCEKSSGSASGWVPLENLKEIPE, from the coding sequence ATGAGCGTTAAGAAGTATCTCGTCGTCAGTCCACACGAAAGTGAATTTCCTAACCCCATAACTTTCAGGAAAGGTGCTCCTCTTGTCGTTGGTGAGGAATATGAGGGATCGGAGGGCTGGGATAATTGGTTTCTCTGCAGCACGCCAGGGCAGGAACCAGGATGGGTTCCTGGTCAAATCATTGAGCGTTTGGACGGTACGGCGGGGCGTGCGCTTGATGACTACACGGCCAGAGAGCTTGATGTGCAAGAAGGAGAGGTGCTCATTGGTACAAGGGCTTTGAATGGTTGGCTATGGTGTGAAAAATCCAGCGGCTCGGCGTCGGGCTGGGTGCCATTAGAGAATCTGAAAGAGATTCCGGAGTAG
- a CDS encoding type II toxin-antitoxin system Phd/YefM family antitoxin yields the protein MTTVSLTEFRSHASGMLSRVENGETIVVVRHGKPIAEVSPIRSTDAAEPSWKRPALRLSTKGAALSTAILAEREYENVS from the coding sequence ATGACAACAGTCTCCCTGACCGAATTCAGGAGCCATGCTTCGGGCATGCTCAGCCGCGTGGAAAACGGCGAGACAATCGTGGTAGTCCGGCACGGCAAACCCATTGCCGAGGTGTCTCCAATCCGATCCACCGACGCCGCTGAGCCTTCATGGAAGCGTCCGGCCTTGCGGTTGAGCACGAAAGGGGCCGCGCTCTCCACGGCCATTCTGGCTGAGCGAGAGTATGAAAACGTTTCTTGA
- a CDS encoding type II toxin-antitoxin system VapC family toxin: MKTFLDSSAFAERLIEEDGSEQVESICLDASELGLSVICVPEIISALNRRLRENKLSRAQYLVVKKQLLADVRDADIIQLTPSVLAAAVHVLETNPVRAMDALHVACALEWKADLFASADERQLAAARRTGLATRRT, encoded by the coding sequence ATGAAAACGTTTCTTGATTCCTCCGCCTTTGCCGAACGGCTCATCGAGGAGGATGGAAGCGAGCAGGTTGAATCCATCTGCCTTGATGCATCCGAACTCGGGCTGAGCGTCATCTGCGTGCCCGAAATCATCTCCGCGCTGAACCGGCGTCTCCGTGAAAACAAGTTGTCCAGGGCGCAGTACCTTGTGGTCAAGAAGCAATTACTGGCTGACGTCCGCGACGCGGACATCATTCAGTTGACCCCTTCCGTGCTGGCCGCCGCGGTTCACGTACTGGAAACGAACCCGGTTCGCGCGATGGATGCGTTGCATGTCGCCTGTGCCCTGGAGTGGAAGGCGGATTTGTTCGCCTCCGCGGACGAGCGCCAGTTGGCGGCGGCACGGCGCACCGGGTTGGCGACACGGCGAACATGA
- a CDS encoding DUF6868 family protein yields MNIELLTQFFMWCTILNVMFLVITFLVVAFGFGGDFVYRMHGKWFPMPRETFNAVIYSFIGMYKIFIFVFNIVPWIALTIIG; encoded by the coding sequence ATGAATATTGAATTGCTGACACAGTTTTTCATGTGGTGCACCATCCTGAACGTGATGTTTCTGGTGATAACGTTTCTGGTCGTAGCATTTGGATTCGGCGGAGATTTCGTTTATCGAATGCACGGCAAGTGGTTTCCTATGCCTCGGGAAACATTCAATGCGGTTATCTACTCATTCATTGGCATGTACAAAATTTTCATATTCGTCTTCAACATTGTACCGTGGATTGCACTGACAATCATCGGGTGA
- a CDS encoding N-acetyltransferase has product MNNMIRPFKSSDMEDVLHIWLEASIRAHRFVGKEFWESRVDDMRETYIPNSDTYVFSENGTIRGFFSLHADSLAAMFVAPDAQGKGIGQQLMSKAKSLRKKLSLTVYRENEQGIRFYRKCGFKAIKESADEHTGHIEILMEYNS; this is encoded by the coding sequence ATGAACAACATGATACGTCCTTTTAAATCATCGGACATGGAAGATGTCTTGCATATTTGGCTGGAAGCCTCAATCCGGGCACATCGTTTTGTTGGAAAAGAATTTTGGGAATCACGTGTTGATGATATGCGTGAAACATATATTCCGAATTCCGATACATACGTCTTTTCAGAGAACGGAACCATTAGGGGCTTTTTTTCGCTCCATGCAGATTCGTTAGCGGCGATGTTCGTTGCTCCTGATGCCCAGGGTAAAGGCATTGGGCAGCAGTTGATGAGTAAAGCTAAATCGCTGAGAAAGAAATTGAGTCTGACCGTATATCGTGAAAATGAGCAAGGCATTCGGTTTTATAGGAAATGTGGATTCAAGGCCATCAAGGAAAGCGCTGACGAACACACTGGACATATTGAAATATTGATGGAGTACAACTCATAA
- a CDS encoding GNAT family N-acetyltransferase, with protein sequence MTDEQFESFWEIYSESFPECEKRDRAGQLAVLTRKEYAVDFYSEADRMMGFIAYWDIGGYYFVEHIAIAETGRGRGIGSILMNNLIQSGRNVVLEVEPPVDDTTLRRIKFYERLGFHLNQHHHIQPPLQAGGSPLHLMLMSFPDKISVDDAESIEISLRDIVYGDR encoded by the coding sequence ATGACTGATGAACAATTCGAATCATTCTGGGAAATATACTCTGAATCATTTCCGGAGTGCGAGAAAAGAGATCGTGCCGGTCAACTAGCCGTACTTACAAGAAAAGAATATGCAGTGGATTTCTATTCTGAGGCTGACAGGATGATGGGTTTTATCGCCTATTGGGATATAGGCGGATATTATTTTGTTGAACACATTGCCATTGCCGAAACAGGCCGAGGGCGTGGTATCGGCTCCATTCTGATGAACAATTTGATCCAGTCTGGAAGAAATGTGGTTCTCGAAGTGGAACCGCCAGTGGATGATACAACTCTCAGAAGAATCAAATTTTATGAACGATTGGGATTCCATCTGAACCAGCACCATCACATCCAGCCTCCATTACAGGCTGGTGGCAGTCCATTGCATCTGATGCTTATGTCGTTCCCCGATAAAATCTCTGTAGACGATGCCGAATCGATTGAGATATCCCTTCGGGATATTGTCTATGGCGATCGGTAA
- a CDS encoding cupin domain-containing protein produces MENIFPPPIKALPEADIPIDGITAYLSQAADHQLIFMQFEMDADLPEHSHAAQVGFVLSGVIELTIDGVKKQFRKGDIYSIPAGVLHSGKVHAGYSDITFFAEAGRYTAKK; encoded by the coding sequence TTGGAAAACATTTTCCCCCCTCCGATCAAAGCTTTGCCCGAAGCTGATATACCCATCGACGGCATCACGGCGTATTTGTCGCAAGCCGCTGATCACCAACTGATATTCATGCAGTTTGAAATGGATGCTGATTTGCCGGAACATTCACATGCGGCGCAAGTTGGTTTTGTTTTGAGCGGTGTCATCGAATTGACCATCGACGGTGTAAAAAAGCAATTCAGGAAAGGCGATATTTATTCTATTCCCGCCGGCGTTTTGCATTCAGGAAAGGTTCATGCGGGATATTCGGATATAACCTTTTTCGCGGAAGCCGGTCGGTATACGGCGAAAAAATGA
- a CDS encoding sensor histidine kinase: MMIEKKVKNDEETFFAALGRAGDDELRLDIEIVSNNPVMTGLLTNIGGLIAILNSHRQIISINTDFLKLLGIDDPETALGLRPGEALNCLHADDGPGGCGTGRYCSSCGAAIAIVACLEQEVPIERKCALTAQKGGEPVQLLLQVRANPIRINSKVYILLFLQDVTVQEQQAALARAFFHDVNNMLTMLVQSGELLHMKSPSQLSEIIHQSSVRLAGEIALQKALFDSGTCSYAPRWTECDLGRLFVELRGFFQNHEAARGRVVRFPEALPRIVLRTDGAALYRILLNMVLNALEATEEGGEVSVSLEQQPEAVVFTVWNAAVIPSEIALRIFQRGYSTKKQSGRGIGTYSMKLFGETVLGGKVFFTSGEGAGTSFSFVHPLNAP; the protein is encoded by the coding sequence ATGATGATCGAGAAGAAAGTCAAAAATGATGAGGAAACGTTTTTCGCCGCGCTTGGGCGGGCGGGCGACGATGAACTGCGGCTGGATATCGAGATCGTCAGCAACAACCCGGTGATGACCGGGTTGTTGACGAATATCGGCGGCCTGATCGCGATACTCAACAGCCACCGGCAGATCATCTCCATCAACACCGATTTTCTCAAACTGCTGGGCATCGATGATCCGGAGACGGCCCTTGGCCTGCGCCCCGGTGAGGCGCTGAACTGCCTGCATGCCGACGATGGCCCCGGCGGCTGCGGAACCGGCAGGTACTGCTCCTCCTGCGGGGCGGCGATAGCCATTGTCGCCTGTTTGGAGCAGGAAGTCCCCATTGAGAGGAAATGCGCCCTGACGGCTCAAAAAGGGGGCGAGCCGGTCCAATTGCTGCTCCAGGTCCGGGCCAACCCGATCCGCATCAATTCCAAGGTGTACATTCTGCTCTTTCTCCAGGACGTCACGGTCCAGGAGCAACAGGCGGCGCTGGCCAGGGCGTTTTTTCACGACGTCAACAACATGCTGACCATGCTCGTCCAGTCCGGGGAATTGCTGCACATGAAAAGCCCGTCTCAGCTCAGCGAAATCATCCATCAATCTTCCGTCCGGCTGGCCGGAGAGATCGCTCTGCAAAAGGCGCTGTTCGACTCCGGGACATGCTCCTATGCCCCGAGGTGGACGGAGTGCGATCTTGGGCGTCTCTTTGTCGAACTGCGCGGTTTCTTCCAGAACCATGAGGCGGCCCGGGGCAGGGTGGTGCGATTTCCCGAGGCCTTGCCGCGGATCGTACTCAGAACCGACGGCGCGGCGCTGTACCGGATCTTGCTGAACATGGTTCTCAATGCCTTGGAGGCGACCGAGGAGGGGGGCGAGGTGAGCGTGTCGCTGGAGCAGCAGCCCGAGGCCGTCGTGTTTACCGTCTGGAACGCGGCGGTGATCCCTTCGGAAATCGCCTTGCGCATCTTTCAGCGCGGTTACAGTACGAAAAAACAATCCGGCAGGGGCATTGGAACGTATTCGATGAAGCTTTTCGGGGAGACGGTTCTGGGGGGCAAGGTATTCTTCACTTCCGGGGAAGGGGCGGGAACCAGCTTTTCATTTGTTCACCCCTTGAACGCCCCCTGA
- a CDS encoding DMT family transporter encodes MTSFPKEKNARFHPEMSYFREVIFIKQNGGLSTSFVALAALCWGLSGGIAGILTAQGWDPVVVSFYWGAIGFLVVIVWLSIRPRGSGLTSRRLWFWSAIAGVGVAGNLGFYLVSIAQGSVAVAVTLMYCAPVFVYLVSFTLKLERPALFKWVAIALVMFGVVLLTGIYEGEAGEVTPIAAGAGLLSGLFYAVFIFGFKYAAPHGSPQAILVIALAVLTIILMWLSDADQALAVLKAPSWPLFVVLGVLGTGLSFILYIVGLKHTTPTVASIVAMVEPATASLFGVLILNETLASQQIFGMGLILVTVTALSVYSSAQNEPLTTKPLATYRRA; translated from the coding sequence TTGACTTCCTTCCCAAAAGAAAAAAATGCTCGTTTCCATCCGGAAATGAGCTACTTCAGAGAGGTTATTTTTATCAAACAGAATGGTGGGCTGAGTACGTCTTTCGTGGCACTTGCAGCGCTATGCTGGGGACTATCAGGCGGGATCGCCGGCATCCTTACGGCCCAGGGCTGGGATCCGGTTGTGGTGTCGTTCTACTGGGGTGCCATCGGGTTTTTGGTCGTTATCGTATGGCTATCGATTCGTCCGCGCGGCAGTGGACTAACAAGTCGTCGACTGTGGTTCTGGTCGGCGATTGCCGGTGTGGGCGTAGCTGGCAACCTGGGTTTTTATTTAGTGAGCATCGCGCAGGGCAGTGTCGCGGTTGCGGTGACCCTGATGTACTGTGCACCCGTGTTCGTCTATCTCGTTTCCTTCACACTCAAACTCGAAAGACCGGCTCTGTTCAAGTGGGTTGCTATCGCTCTGGTAATGTTTGGCGTGGTGCTGCTCACAGGCATCTATGAGGGCGAAGCGGGTGAGGTCACACCCATCGCCGCCGGTGCCGGGTTGCTTTCCGGCTTGTTCTATGCGGTATTCATCTTCGGATTTAAGTATGCGGCACCCCACGGCAGCCCACAAGCAATTCTTGTGATAGCCCTAGCTGTTCTTACAATCATACTTATGTGGCTGAGCGATGCCGATCAAGCCCTGGCAGTACTGAAAGCGCCGAGTTGGCCACTGTTCGTGGTCTTGGGGGTGCTTGGCACAGGCTTGTCGTTTATTCTCTATATCGTCGGTTTGAAACATACGACACCGACGGTAGCGTCTATTGTGGCAATGGTCGAGCCGGCCACCGCTTCGCTATTCGGCGTGTTGATTTTAAATGAAACCCTGGCCTCACAGCAGATATTCGGCATGGGACTGATTTTGGTCACTGTTACTGCCCTGAGTGTATATTCGAGCGCTCAAAACGAGCCTCTTACGACTAAACCGCTTGCTACGTATCGCCGAGCCTAA